Below is a genomic region from bacterium.
GCTCAATCCGTCAGTTTTATCTTCAGCTCTTTCAACTGCTTCTCGTCCACTTCCGAGGGGCTGCCCTCCATCAGACCGCTGCCCGAGGTGGTCTTGGGGAAGGCGATCACGTCGCGGATGTTGTCGGTGCCGCAAAGCAGCATGATCCAGCGGTCCAGGCCCGGGGCCACCCCGCCGTGGGGCGGCGCCCCGTAATCGAACGATTCCAGCAGAAAGCCGAACCGCTTCATGGCTTCTTCATTGGAGATCCCTATCACCTTCATCACCCGCTCCTGGATGTCGCGGCGGTGGATGCGGATGGAGCCGGACGCCATCTCGTAGCCGTTGGCCACCAGGTCGTACAGCTGGCCCAGCACCCGGCCCGGATCCGATTCCAGGTATTGCAGGTGTTCTTCCTTGGGCATGGTGAATATGTGGTGTTCCGGTTCCCAGCCCTTGGTTTCCGGGTTGTAATGGAACATCGGGAAATCATTGACCCAGGCGAAGGCAAATTTGTTTTTGGGGATCATGTCCATCCGCTTGGCGCACTCGACCCTCAGCGCCCCCAGGGCGGCCGCGACCACGGACGGCTTGTCGGCCACAAACAGCATGATGTCCCCTTCCTTGGCGGACAGGGTCTGAATCAGCTCTTTGCCCAGGTCCCCGGCGAAAAATTTTGCGATCGAGCCTTCCAGGCTTGCCCCGAGCCCTGTCGAGGGGGACTCCCCGGAGACTTTTGCCCAGGCCAGACCCTTGGCGCCGTATATCTTCACAAATTCGGTCAGGCCGTCGATGTCCTTGCGGGACCACTTGCCCCCGCCCGGCACGCAAATGCCCTTCACCTGGCCATTGTTCTCGATGGCCTGCTTGAATACCGAGAAATCCGACTTCAAGGCAACCGGGGCGGCATCGCACAGCTCCATGCCGAAGCGCATGTCGGGTTTGTCGGATCCGAAGCGCCGCATGGACTCGGCATAGGCCAGCCTGGGAAACGGGGTGACAATTTCAACCCCGGCCGCTTGGCTGAAGGTCTCTTTGATCATGCCTTCGATCAGGGCGTATATCCCTTCCTCGGTGGCGCAGGCCATCTCTATGTCTATCTGGGAGAACTCCGGCTGGCGGTCGGCCCGCAGGTCCTCGTCGCGCAA
It encodes:
- the aspS gene encoding aspartate--tRNA ligase, whose protein sequence is MKLETLGAWQRSHTCGELRSSNNNQEVTLCGWVHRSRNHGGLIFINLRDRYGITQIVFDPAQNAELTASASELKSEYVVAVRGTVRARPQGQANSEMPTGEVEVLAAEVKLLNSSAVPPFVIEDNTTASEELRLKHRYLDLRRPALAKNIILRHKFVLAVRNYLSQQGFLEIETPLLTRSTPEGARDYLVPCRVHPGKFYALPQSPQLYKQILMVSGFDKYFQIARCLRDEDLRADRQPEFSQIDIEMACATEEGIYALIEGMIKETFSQAAGVEIVTPFPRLAYAESMRRFGSDKPDMRFGMELCDAAPVALKSDFSVFKQAIENNGQVKGICVPGGGKWSRKDIDGLTEFVKIYGAKGLAWAKVSGESPSTGLGASLEGSIAKFFAGDLGKELIQTLSAKEGDIMLFVADKPSVVAAALGALRVECAKRMDMIPKNKFAFAWVNDFPMFHYNPETKGWEPEHHIFTMPKEEHLQYLESDPGRVLGQLYDLVANGYEMASGSIRIHRRDIQERVMKVIGISNEEAMKRFGFLLESFDYGAPPHGGVAPGLDRWIMLLCGTDNIRDVIAFPKTTSGSGLMEGSPSEVDEKQLKELKIKLTD